The DNA region TCGAAGTGTTTTTTGTCCAAAACGTAGTTTCCGTACAGGGCCGTGATCAATTCGTCGTATTGGGAGCGGCCATCGGCATTTTGGTCCAAGATGCTCGAATCCCCGGGAATGAAGGCAATCATCTAGGGAATAAACCGCCAACGCACCTTCGAACCCGCCTCAAAACGGCCTTGCTTCAAGGGTTTGACATAGTCGAAGTTCAGGTCCATCACGTTTTCGTCGTACAACAAATGCACGGTGTCGGCGCTTGCGGAGCTCGGCAGGATGTTGTCGAAATAAAACCATTCGTCCTCCTGATGCCAGGTATAGTTGTACCGCAGGTCGAATTTATGCCCCGGCTGACTGAATTTATGGGTCCAATTGGCGGCTGCGTTGGCGGATTTGTTGATTTCGCTTTCGTAGAAGAGCCACAGGCGTTGCCGGTTGGTCAAGTCGGCGTTGAAGTAGGGGACATCCCCGCGGTCAATATGCCCTTCGCGGTTGAAAAGGCCCGAAATGTTCAAGCTGTTGCGGTCATTGAGGCTCCAATCCACGCCGGTTTTTACCGTGTAAATGAGCTGAGAACGGTTTTCGAGGAATTGTCCGCGCACCACCGAACCGTCGTCGTAGGTCCGGTCGATGTATTCGTTTTTGTTCAAAGACTTCTGCACCAAGGCATCGCCCTGAAAGAACCAATTCAGGTTTTTGCGGCGGTAATTGAAGGAAAGCGTGGGATTGATTTTGGGCGTTTGTCCGTATTGTGGCCGGATGGTCGGCAGGTTATCCGCCTTTTCGGTGAGGGCGCCGATGCCACCGATGAGGCCGATTTTGCCATTCAAGCCCTTTTCCTCGCTCTTTTTGTAGATGATGTTGATGATCCCCGCCATGCCATTGGCATCGTATTTCGCGCCGGGATTGTGGATGATTTCGATGCGTTCCACGGCGGATGCGGGAATGTTGTCGAGTCCGGCTTGGCTGCCAAATCCCGTCAGCGCCGTTTGTTTGCCGTCGATGAGCACCGTGACCTTGTCACTGCCACGCATCGCGACCTTCCCGCCTTGATCAATCGTCACGCCGGGGAGATTCTGCATCGCCTGCAAGAGCGATCCGCCGGATTGGCTTATGTTTTGATCCATGTTGAAGCTTTGTTTTTCCAGCCCGACGCTGTTTTCAGGTGAGCGCCCTTCAATGACCACGTCCTCGGTCGTGATCGATTTCTCCGCCAAAGTGACCGTCCCGAGATCGAGAAATTCGCTGAGGCTACCCACCGTGATCGGCATCCACTGCGTTTCTTGGGCCATTCCTTGAAAACGAACGACATAGTCACCGCTTGGAACGTTGGAAAGGACGAACCGACCTTCGGCATTCGTCAAGGTGCCGCTCACGAAGACCGAATCCGGAAGGCGGTAGAGCATCACGGAAATGTATTCCAACGCCGCGCCTTCTTCAGGACCGACAACCTTGCCCGGATAGGGTGACCTTGGTTTGGGCAGGGGCGAAGATGCCAGTAACACTGAACAGGAACAGGATGAGTATTTTTTTCATTTTTGTTGATCAACTTGACGCTACGGTGGCCAAGTTCCAGTCCAATTTGGAAGAATTTTTGAATGCGTTACGCTTTGTTAAAATCAAGGCTAAACACATGCTTTTGATCCTCAAAACAATAGCTGAGTTGCCAATGATTGAGATCAGCGATTTTTTTCACCACCGATAGCCCCAACCCGTTTCCCTTTGATTTGGAAGAGATTTTCGAGAAGCGTTGAAAGACTTCCTCCTGCGGCAATGCTTCACCAATGCCGGTATTCGTGACCCGCAACTTGCCTTTGACCAATTGGATTTCTACGGTTCCTTGAAAGACATTATGCCGAATCGCATTGAGCAGCAGGTTACTGACAGCTATTTCAAGCAGCGCTGGGTTTGCCATCAACCGCAAGTCTTCGGAAACTGTGGTTTTGAACGCGATTTGTTGTGCAATTGCCTGTTCCTGAAAAAAGGGAAGGAGGGACTTGAGGATGGCAGTGACTGAAATGTCCTCATTTGCGGCATAGACCTGACTTTCCATTTTGGAAAGGAGGAGCAAGTTTTTGTTCAAACGCTGCAATCGACTGATGGACGATTCCAAATTTTCAAGCATTTCTCCTTGCGCTTCATTCAAATCCTGGCGCTGCATCATCATGTCGATTTGAGTTTGCATGATGGCGAGCGGCGTCTGAAGTTCGTGTGCCGCGCTATCCACAAATTCACGTTGCAGCGCAAAGGCCCGTCGATTTTTCTCCATCAATTTGCGCAAGACAAGG from Bacteroidota bacterium includes:
- a CDS encoding HAMP domain-containing histidine kinase, which encodes MAKKLLTQTLRANMLVSALILIVSIPLFFRITEGLAVEDSDEALQLRKKEFLHYTLPTLQLDEIAFWNKVNRDVTILPEDQNLKRDSVFGQFFYDTLDAENEPYRVLLTPVTIEGRPFTFMARMNQIESEDFLNSITQLFVAVILMSLLGMYLITRWQSKRLWRPFYDTLTVMENFEIEKSQFIELGGSKTLEFERLNLVLRKLMEKNRRAFALQREFVDSAAHELQTPLAIMQTQIDMMMQRQDLNEAQGEMLENLESSISRLQRLNKNLLLLSKMESQVYAANEDISVTAILKSLLPFFQEQAIAQQIAFKTTVSEDLRLMANPALLEIAVSNLLLNAIRHNVFQGTVEIQLVKGKLRVTNTGIGEALPQEEVFQRFSKISSKSKGNGLGLSVVKKIADLNHWQLSYCFEDQKHVFSLDFNKA